AAGCTTAGGTGAACTTAAATACACCGGATATGAGCTTAAAACTCAAACCACTTTGGCTTTAAAATCTAATGACACCCAAAAGATAAAATTACAAAATGGCGCCCTACTTAAACTTACTCTTTTAGAATATGATAATGATACAGTTAGATTAGAAATCGAAATTCCTGATCTTAAATTTAAAACGAAAGTTAGTATTGCTAAAAATGCAACCTTAGCAATCGGTGGTCCGCCATACGAAAATGGTGTATTAATTATCGCCTTAAGTCAAAAATCTTAATCAATATTAAAAAAAATTCACATCATTGAGTAGATTGCTCTATCTCATTTATCGAATTACGTTTCTTACGTGCAGTAAGATTAACCCGGTAACGACGATTAGCTTCAATATTTATAGGCATCTTCACAATTTTACGGCCTATCTTTGTTGCAATTCGATGTTTTCCTGGCGCTAATTTTACTTCATGCTTTTTAGTCCTTTTCACCACCATTTTACCGTCTATTAAAATAGGCCCTGGACGAATCAGATTAATGATAACAACAGCATCTTCAGAAGGTTTTACCTCTTGATTGTTTACTGTATTTTCAGAGTGGTTATCTGGTGTAGGTGTCGCTGGTTCTGTGGTGCTTGATTTTGGTGTAGGATTTGAAACCACCTTTGGTGATGATGATAATGTATCTTGAGCACTATTTGCTGGGCGGTTGTTTTCTTTAGGAACCTCTGGAACATCAGCACCACGCAGATGCGTAAAGTAGACAACCAGAAATACCAAAATAGCTACACCAACAAACAACAAGATAACGGCATTACGCCGTTCTTTTTTTATATCACCTACTAATGCCGCTGTGTCGTAACGTCGCCGTTGCATGAAGTACGACAATAAGGGTATCACAAATCTGAGAGCATTGAAGCCATAACTGCATAACTAATAACAAATTAAATTAGCCAAATTTAGAGACAGACCCCTAGCTATCACAAGTTGATTGTACATATTGCATTTGAAGATCAGCAATTATCTGCTCTAAGGTATTTTCTTCTGCTGCATTTAAATTACCCTGTGTCTTTTCTTGTAGCATAATCAAAATATCAATGTATTCAGCTGCAAGTTGTTGATCGCGTGGCAAATCTTTGGCCTGTTCGTCAGAAATAACACCTAATGCCGCAAAAGCATTAGTCGCCAATGACGCAATAAACGACATAAAATCAATTCGTTGCGCACAGTTGTGATCATTATTCGCGTTGTTAGTTGCCGACTTAGAATCAGGTACCTTTTCCCGATCAGTCATAATAATAGAAATTAACTCATAAGCTGGCGGTTTGCTGTCAGTTCATCAAGCTCGTCAAGATTAATGG
This is a stretch of genomic DNA from Deltaproteobacteria bacterium. It encodes these proteins:
- a CDS encoding DUF1844 domain-containing protein, whose translation is MTDREKVPDSKSATNNANNDHNCAQRIDFMSFIASLATNAFAALGVISDEQAKDLPRDQQLAAEYIDILIMLQEKTQGNLNAAEENTLEQIIADLQMQYVQSTCDS